Genomic segment of Euleptes europaea isolate rEulEur1 chromosome 21, rEulEur1.hap1, whole genome shotgun sequence:
CGTGTGTGTTTCTGTTTAACCTAGACGGAAAGTCCGACTTCCAGAAAACATAGTAGAGAAAGCTGAAACACTTTTATTTCAGCTCTGACTGCGCATAccatgagtttccatggcagcggCGCGTGGGCTTTCCCCTGCCACTCTGTGGCAGAGACATGAAGTCGAGGTTGCGGCCACTTTCCTTGGCTAGGAGCCTTCATGAACAGCTGAGCCTCCCAAGCCGGAGGAGGTTGGGCCAAGCCTGGCCTATGGGGGTCACGTGGTCTCTCCGTTGCAGTGCATTAATTTGACCACGGGATGGCAGCACCCCCCCTCTCCGTGGTACTGCGCAACCGCATTAGGTGCCTGGAAGCATCGCAGccagccaggtcccccctggcgaCATTGACCGGAAGTGTTACTGGAATagctgccctccccaccccagcaatcGGATAAGCTAATGGGATGGGGAGAGTGGCTTCCTCGGGGACCACATGTCTTGAGATGCTcaccgacaccccccccccaaaaaaatggtcAAGTCTCAAGTCAAACGGACGTTTCAAATCAGCGTCTCGACAAACAGCAAAGCAGTGTACAAAATAACCTTTATTGAATTAATTTCAGTGTTTAAAAGGATAGGTTTTTTTCACCTAAGGTTCCAAACCCCCACAGGCAGGGGTGCAACAggaaggaaacccccccccttgcagggCAGAGGAGACACACGTATAAATAACTCACATGATGCACCCACAAGTTCCCCACTCCaatcccctcttctcccccagaattttttttcggggtggggggggggaagagaagagagcCCCTTCCAGGCTGCTTCTGTTGGGTGTCCTTCGGCAGGAACCTGGAGGAACGGGGTGGCCCAAGCCGTCAACCGGCCTTGGGCTCAGCGGCCGGGCGCGTTAACTCCCTGGGAAGCAGGGGACTGTCCTCGGTGCCCGGCCGGCCTCTAGGCAGAAGGTTTGGCGCCAGCCGCGACCACCTTGGAGCCCAGTAGTTTCTCCACCATGGTGCGAGCAAAGCGCAGGCGGCTCGACAGCTCTTTGCAACAGCCAAATTCCTCGATCAGGCTGAACTTGTAGGTGTGGAACTCCCGCTTCTCATTGATGTAGCTGACGGCGGCCATCAAGGGACACAGGATGACCTTGGTGTGGTCCTGGGGGCAGAAGAGAGTGGCACACGCCAGAGGGTcacagagaagaagagctggtttttatatgccaactttctctacctcttaagggagaatcaaacccagaaggtcggaccagaaccaacaggttgaaatttaatcaaaagagtttccgtctagacattagggagaattttctaacactcagagcggttcctcggtggaacaggcttcctcgggaggtggtgagctctccttccctggaggttttgaagcagaggctagatggccacctgtcagcaatgctgattctatgaacttgggcagttcatgggagagaggccatcttctgggcacgggtgggtggggaggtagttgtgaatttcctgcattgtgcagggggttggactagataaccctggcggtcccttccaactctatgattctaaatgaacCCACATGTCCCTAAAGATTTCCTGATTTCCTGCTGGAAGAGGTCTTCAGTCCCGACTCCCAAGGATTGCACACCCTCCAACTGCAGGTGGCCCCAGTCCGTCACCCTAACCATCACACCTCGCTGCGCTCGGGCTCTGCCTGCTCACCTCGAAGAAGTTGATCTGCACGGTGCCGTTGCTCAGGTGCAAGATGATGGCGCTACGTGTGCGAAACCAGGTGCGCAGGTAAGGAAGGCGGGCCAGCTCATCTCCTTCCCGGGGGGTGATGTTGCCGCCGGCTTTCAGCAGGTGCTCGCTCATGTAGTTGCGGAAGTATTTCAGCAGCGTAATCTGTGGAGATAACCAGGTTCTTTATCAGCTAGCGGCACAGCCAGCAGGAAAGGAATTTGTGGGCAGGCCTGGAAAGACCAGGCCAGATTTCTTGAGCAAAGAGCTGGAAGCTCAGCCTCTTCCCGGGTGCATCCTGaccctctttttcctcctcccgaTTCCTCTGCTGTGCCCCCTCTCTGCCCGCGGTCTCAGCTCACCCCCAGCGAGCTGCCGGGCTTCTTGGTGCCCCTTCAGGGCCTGCCGCCACCCTGCATGTCCATGTCCCACCCACCGACCCCGGCAACAATGACCTTCTTGTTGAAGCTGTCCGGGTAAGAGCGCACGTTGAAGTAGGACTCGGAGCCGTTCTGCTCAATGTACTGCAGACTGTCCCTGTCGTTGTACATGATGAGGCGCGTCAGATCGTTGAAGAGGACGCCCACGCTGTTGTCACACAGCTGGTAGCCTGCGTGGGAAAGAACAAGAAGCACGTGCCTGCCTACCGCTCTCTCCAGAGGTCGACCCCGGGGGCCCTAATGGGTGCGGAGCCAGAGGGCAAACCCAGGATCTCACCAAGCCGAGAGGAACCCGGGGAGGGAGCTTCAAGGGAGGCGTCTGGATCTGCTGAGGAACCCCCAGCAACGTCAGCCCCCAACACCCTCTGTGTGCCCTGAGCGCCCTGGAAGAGCGGCTTCTCACAATACACTCCTTCCAACACAATTTTGCCCAAGCGCTTCTTGCCTTTTTGAGCAGGGAAGCCGGCCAGCTGTACTTAAGCCGAGCAAGTTGGCTTCTTAAGTTTGCTACTTAAGCcgaggggagaggctatggctcagtggtagagcatctgcttggcatgcagaatgtcccaggttcaatccccggcatctccagttatagggactaggcgagtaggtgatgggaaagacctctgcctgagaccctggagagccgctgccggtctgagtagacaagactgactttgacggagcaagggtctggttcagtataaggcagcttcatgtgttcgtgtgcctGCCTCAGCCCTCCCAGGGGCAAAGTAATTTGGGGCGAGTTCTCTGCCCGACCGGGGTGGTGGGAGGCCTGCCCAGGCCCTGCCAACGGACACCTACCTAGGCCGTACTTGTCCGAATAATCCACCCATTTACTGACCCAGAAGATGGGGATGCAGGCCGGGTCTTCGGCCTCCTCTGGAAGAGAGAAGGAACCGGTGTTAAGAAGCGCAATGTAGCcagcttctctcccacccccctcgTGCACATGTACCTCCCCCTCACCTTGTCTCACAGGGACTCTCTCCGAAGGCCTGCAGGCGTTCACCACAGTCAGCTGCTGCAAGAGGTCCACCAGGAGGCTGTCCACGGACTCGTCCGGCTCCTGcagggctcccccctcctcctccttctggggCACCTTGTCTAGCATGGGGCTCTCTGGGCCTGAGGCGGGGGGAAAGCAGCCAAAATTAGGAGCTGCCAGGCCTCCAGAGAGAGACGGCCGTTTCACACGTGGCTTTGTggcagactttttttggggggcgggggagtgaGACAGGAAAACATAAAGAGCATCCCTGCCTCTCCCACTGGTGGTTGGTTGCTTGCAGACTTCCCGGAGGTGCCTTTCATTCTAGTGATTTCCAGCCAAAATCCAGTTGTTCAGTCCTTCACTTTATGAGTGGGGAAATTTGGGGAAAGGAACCTCTTCTTTTGGACACTGCAAGAACACCACCCCTCACCAGCACCAGGGCCCAGGCCGGAGGCGGCTATTTTGCTTTCCAAGCAGGGGCTTTGGGATCTTTGACCTGAACCCCTTCCCACATACATCCCAGAGCCCACTCACCTTTGTTAACGACAGTCAGGGGCTTCCTCCCGCCAGCGTCAGGCCCGTTGGGGGCCAGAGAGAACCTGGGTGGGACGGTCAGGCAGCTGGGGGGCAGGCGGGAAGGGATGTAACCTGCTGAGAAGAAGTCGTCGCCCAGCAGCTCCTCTGTGGTGGGGCGGGTGGCTGGATCCGAGCGCAGCATCTTCCGGATCAGGTTGGCCGCTACGGGGTTGACGATCTGGAAAGGGGAGCAAAAAAGGAGACCGTCAGAGGAGGGCGGCCGTTTTGGAAAGGCGCTGGCCCCGCCCACCCCGACCCAACAGCGGCCTACCGACGGGATGGTGTACTCGTTGCTCTTAATCCTCTTATAGGTTTCCTTCAGACATGAGGTCTCAAACGGGGGCTTTCCAACCAGGAGAGTATACCTGTGTGGAGAGACCACCCACGGAAGCTCAGGAGACAAAGCCCCCTCCCAAGAGGGCCTGCCGCTTGCCAGTGGTGGGCGAAGGGGAGCATCTgggaaactgcccccccccagtaGCTCACCCCCAAGCAACAGACTCCCCCCCTGCACTTCTGTTCAAACCCAACATGACTTCTGAGGGGGGTCTCGCAACGGCAAATTCTGTtgctgggatggggggaggaCTCTTCATTTGgctcacagcccctcccacaacgTACATGATGCAGCCGATGGACCAGACGTCCACCTCGAAGCTGTGCCCCTTCTTTCCCAGCACCTCGGGGGCGATGTAGTTGGGGGTCCCGCACAGCGTCTTCTTCCGTTCCCCCTCGTACTCCACCTTGGTTGCCAAGCCAAAGTCACCtggatgaagaagaagttggcttttatatgccgactttctctaccacttaagggagaatcaaaccagcttacaatcaccttcccttccccacaacagacaccctgcgaggtaggcggcgctgagagagctcaaagagaactgtgactagcccaaggtcacccagctggcttcatgcgtaggagtggggaaacaaacccggttctccagatcagactccaccgctccaaaccactgctcttaaccatgtcAAGAAGACGGTGGTCAAAACCCCAGGGCAAAGCATCAGCCAAGGCGACCCCAATCTTGGGGATAGGTGACACCCCCGAATGAAATATAGGGCATCTGAActggggaaagagaaaaaggtaTAAGTGCACCGCTCTTCCTCTAGCTAGGTCTAAAACTTGCTTCTGGGAATGCTAAAGAGAAAGACGACGGTATCTTCATGGTTCCAGGATTGCCGTATCTCCGTCCAGCTctttctcgcccccccccccatgccccctgGAGTCTCTGGGGCATGGCTGCCTCTCTTTCCAGGAAACATACTTTCTTACCACCAACGCTCAAAACCCCTCTCATAGCAAATTCACCAGGGATGGAAATCAAGAGAACTATTTGGTGGCTCAGAGTGAACACAAAAGGAAGCAGCCCATTTTTACACAAATATCTGCTTGACTTCCAAAAGACCCCCGGGGGGCAGGCCAGGGAACGGTATGCCAGAAGCACAGAGGTGACCCTCAAATACCATGCTGGCGTCCGACGTAACTGCTGAGAGTCGCAATCTGCAACCCAGGGCAGGGGCGAGATACCAAATCTGTTTCTTCTGGCAAGACGGAAGTTGCACAACAGATTGCCAAGACACCTGCTCCACCCCCTTCCAAGGAATTTCCACCTGGAAACAGGTGCCAGGTTTTCCAAGGGTGAAAGGAACAATCAGGCAGGCGAGTCGCCTTTCCCACGCTGAGCCCCCTTACCTATCTTCACCTCCATGTCGTCATTCAGGAAGAGGTTGCCCAGCTTGAGATCGCGGTGGATGATCTGGTTACTGTGCAGGTACTGGCAGCCCATGATGATCTGCTGCAGGTAGTAGCGGGCCTCCGGCTCCGTCAGCGCCTTCCGGCGTTTGTGCAGCTCCAGGAGCGACTGTGGGCGAGAAACGGAGACCGTCAAGAGCCTGCAAAGAGAGGGACTGAATCCTACCGGGAaggacaggtggccatctagcccctgcttgaaaacctccagggaaggagagctcatcacctcccgaggaagcctgttccactgaggaaccgctctaaactgttggaaagttcttcctagcAGAGCAGGTCAGAGGTTTCTGGCGCTtcctctggggagggaaggccacTCAGGCCTGGGAGTCAGGGGAAGCTGCCCAGTCAGACGCCGACCCTCCATGCCAGTCGGGGCCACTCGGATGGGCCAGGGCTCTCCATCACCCGCTACCAGAGATACTCTGGGCATGCGCAAAGCGCCTGTAGTGGCCAGCCCTTCCTGCTGCGAACGCAGACGGCAGGGAAGTGCCCCAGCGGGGGAAGGCACTCTGCACGGGCTCAGAGGCAGCCTGCTGGTGTTTCGGTCCCTCCTGTCAGAGCCATGGCGACGGCTTGGCGTCGGCCAGGCTCCGCAGCGTCTCGCCCCACCCCCCACGCccgggaggggcagtggctcagtggtggagcctctgcacgacatgcagaagatcccaggttcaatccccagtggcctctccagttaaagggacctggcaggtaggcaatgtgaaagatctcagcctgagaccctggagagccatggggagggggctgtgagctcagtggcagagcctctgctgggcatgcatgaggtcccaggttcaatccccagcggcctctccagttcaagggacctggcaggcaggtgatgcaaaaggcccatttctgcctgagagccatggagaggggccatggctcagtggtagagcccctgctcagcatgcagaaggtcccaggttcaatccccagcggcctctccagttcaagggaccaggcaggcaggtgatgggaaaggcccccGTCTGCCGGAGAgcccggagagccgctgcgggtgtGAGCCGCCCCCACCGCCTCGGGTCTGGTGTGGTCGGCGGGCCTCACCCTCCGGCGGCAGAGCTCGAGGAGCACGAAGACGAAGCGGGCGTCCTCGAAGAAGCCGTGGAAGGCCACCACGTGGCGGTGCTGGAGGCTGCGGTGGATGCCCACCTCCGTGGCCATCTTCTCCCGCTGCGGCGCCTTCAGCAGCAGCGCCTTGGGCACCACCTTG
This window contains:
- the PLK1 gene encoding serine/threonine-protein kinase PLK1, encoding MATEVGIHRSLQHRHVVAFHGFFEDARFVFVLLELCRRRSLLELHKRRKALTEPEARYYLQQIIMGCQYLHSNQIIHRDLKLGNLFLNDDMEVKIGDFGLATKVEYEGERKKTLCGTPNYIAPEVLGKKGHSFEVDVWSIGCIMYTLLVGKPPFETSCLKETYKRIKSNEYTIPSIVNPVAANLIRKMLRSDPATRPTTEELLGDDFFSAGYIPSRLPPSCLTVPPRFSLAPNGPDAGGRKPLTVVNKGPESPMLDKVPQKEEEGGALQEPDESVDSLLVDLLQQLTVVNACRPSERVPVRQEEAEDPACIPIFWVSKWVDYSDKYGLGYQLCDNSVGVLFNDLTRLIMYNDRDSLQYIEQNGSESYFNVRSYPDSFNKKITLLKYFRNYMSEHLLKAGGNITPREGDELARLPYLRTWFRTRSAIILHLSNGTVQINFFEDHTKVILCPLMAAVSYINEKREFHTYKFSLIEEFGCCKELSSRLRFARTMVEKLLGSKVVAAGAKPSA